GTTAATCTCTTTAATTGGTTTGGGAGGTTTTTTTGGTTCGATAGCAAGGTATCTCCTGTCGGGCTGGACATATAAATTGTTTGGCACAACCCTCCCGCATGGAACGCTTTTAGTTAATGTAATTGGCTCATTCCTTCTTGGGCTTATAATGGAATTAAGCATAAGAAGCGCTCTTATATCAGATGAACTTCGCATAGCATTTACAATTGGCTTTCTCGGTGCATTCACCACATTTTCCACATTCAGTTATGAGACATACAAACTTCTAGAGGACGGCAGTTTGTTTCTTGCAGGAGCAAATATTGTATTAAATCTTTTTTTATGTCTTTTTGCAGTATGGTTTGGAATAATTCTGGCAAAGATAATTTAATGCAGGAGGTACCATGAAAATCTCAAACCTAAAGGTTTGAGTTACCACATATTGTAACTCAAGGCTTTAGCCTTGATTGCATTATTCATAGGAGGTATATTATGACAAAGATGACAGGCGAGCAAATCCTCATGAGGATATTTATAGGGGAGATGGATACCTACGGCAGACAGCCCTTATACAAGGCAATCATTGATTTACTCAGGGAAGAAAAACTTGCAGGCGCTACAGTATTTAAAGGCATAGCAGGTTTTGGCGCGCACAGCGTTTATCATACAGACCATATCCTTGAACTCTCCCATGATTTGCCAATAGTAATAGAGGTTGTGGATGCACAGGAAAAGATAGACAGCATACTCCCCAGACTTGATGAGATGGTTCAGGAGGGCTTAATTACAATGGAAAAGGTTAAGGTTATAAAATACACATACAAGGGTGAGAAAAAATAATTACTAACGAAAGAAAAATCTTCGGTTTTCAAAAAAATGTCTTTGTCGCAGGTTTAGTAAGCCTTTTCATGGATATATCCTCTGAGATGATATATCCCCTTGTCCCGCTTTTCCTTGCCACTATCCTCGGAACAACAAAGACCACAATAGGCATTATAGAAGGCGTTGCAGAATCTACAGCAAGCATACTCAAGGTCTTTTCCGGATATCTGTCAGACAAATTGGGAAGACGCAAACTTTTGATGGGTCTTGGTTACGGCGTCTCTGTTTTAAGCAGACCTATAATGGGACTATCTGTATCATGGTCACAAGTCCTTGCAGCAAGGTTTATAGACAGGTTAGGCAAAGGCATTAGAACAGCACCACGGGATGCAATAATAGCAGACTCTGTTGAAACTAATAATCTTGGAAAGGCATTTGGATTTCACAGGGCAATGGATACAGTCGGTGCTGTTATAGGACCTGCTATTGCCTTTTTCCTTTTGCTGATATTTTCAAATAACTTTAGACTTATTTTCTGGCTCTCTATGATACCGGGTCTTATAGCAGTTGCCCTGATAATATTCTTTATCACTGAAAAGAGAAAATCCCGGGATGAACTTGCAAAACTCCCAAAACTCACAATCAAAGATTTTGACGGTAATTTCCGTCATTATATGATTGTGATTGCATTATTTTCTATTGGCAATACAAGCGACGCATTCCTGATAC
This region of Deltaproteobacteria bacterium genomic DNA includes:
- the crcB gene encoding fluoride efflux transporter CrcB, translating into MSLIGLGGFFGSIARYLLSGWTYKLFGTTLPHGTLLVNVIGSFLLGLIMELSIRSALISDELRIAFTIGFLGAFTTFSTFSYETYKLLEDGSLFLAGANIVLNLFLCLFAVWFGIILAKII
- a CDS encoding DUF190 domain-containing protein, which translates into the protein MTKMTGEQILMRIFIGEMDTYGRQPLYKAIIDLLREEKLAGATVFKGIAGFGAHSVYHTDHILELSHDLPIVIEVVDAQEKIDSILPRLDEMVQEGLITMEKVKVIKYTYKGEKK
- a CDS encoding MFS transporter; this translates as MDISSEMIYPLVPLFLATILGTTKTTIGIIEGVAESTASILKVFSGYLSDKLGRRKLLMGLGYGVSVLSRPIMGLSVSWSQVLAARFIDRLGKGIRTAPRDAIIADSVETNNLGKAFGFHRAMDTVGAVIGPAIAFFLLLIFSNNFRLIFWLSMIPGLIAVALIIFFITEKRKSRDELAKLPKLTIKDFDGNFRHYMIVIALFSIGNTSDAFLILRAENLGVDKEYIPVVYLLFNLVYSMSSMPLGILADKIGFRKTIILSFILYAAVYLGFGLADSAYHVLFLFCIYGVFKGMSEGTQRAYLATLSPPERKATAFGIYHMVVGFALLPASIIGGFLWDRIGPHATFFYGALTGILSAVLFIVLIRNRRQH